A portion of the Algisphaera agarilytica genome contains these proteins:
- a CDS encoding sensor histidine kinase, protein MQTALIILLTVLLVAAVLTAVTLGRRLRRLKEGLTGQREHNRQLAERLTTVERRRSELEAVLSSMVEGVAAIDTEERLISLNRAAALMLSLDPKRAVGRSIQEVVRNASLQSLVTEALGSQANTPATRELSLRLNPGSSTDDRSIQAQAAPVRDAEGRQVGAVVVLHDVTRLRRLESVRRDFVANVSHEIKTPISAIKAAVETLIDDEQMPVPARQNFTGIIARQTERLDAIIEDLLSLTRLEQEGATVSDEIEAHAVEPVIRAACETCHAKAQAKSITLKIEAEPLRAQVVPTLLEQALVNLIDNAIKYSPEDTTVVISAERRNDDAVLAVTDEGRGIEPEHLPRVFERFYRTDRARSRQLGGTGLGLSIVKHIAETMGGKASVRSQLSKGSTFTLTFRAGTQNAAAKPSTGSAVAGVVHPAEPPTTESA, encoded by the coding sequence ATGCAAACCGCCCTCATCATCCTGCTGACAGTCTTGCTGGTCGCTGCGGTCCTGACCGCGGTGACGCTCGGCCGGCGGCTGCGCCGATTGAAAGAGGGGCTGACGGGTCAGCGTGAACACAACCGCCAACTCGCCGAGCGTCTGACCACGGTCGAGCGCCGCCGCAGCGAACTCGAGGCGGTGCTGTCGTCGATGGTCGAGGGCGTCGCCGCGATCGACACCGAAGAGCGTTTGATCAGCCTGAACCGCGCCGCGGCGTTGATGCTGTCGCTCGACCCCAAGCGTGCGGTCGGCCGTTCGATCCAGGAAGTCGTCCGCAACGCCTCGCTGCAGTCGCTGGTCACCGAGGCGTTGGGCAGCCAGGCCAACACCCCCGCCACCCGCGAACTCAGCCTCCGGCTGAACCCGGGGTCGAGCACGGACGACCGGTCGATCCAGGCCCAGGCCGCCCCTGTCCGCGACGCCGAGGGCCGGCAAGTCGGGGCCGTGGTCGTGCTCCACGATGTTACCCGGCTGCGCCGGCTCGAGTCGGTCCGCCGCGACTTCGTCGCCAACGTTTCCCACGAGATCAAGACCCCGATCAGCGCGATCAAGGCCGCGGTCGAAACCCTGATCGACGACGAGCAGATGCCCGTCCCCGCCCGGCAGAACTTCACCGGCATCATCGCCCGCCAGACCGAACGCCTCGACGCGATTATCGAAGACCTGCTCAGCCTGACCCGCCTCGAGCAGGAAGGGGCCACGGTCTCCGACGAGATCGAAGCCCACGCCGTCGAGCCGGTGATCCGCGCCGCCTGCGAGACCTGCCACGCCAAGGCCCAGGCCAAGTCGATCACGCTGAAGATCGAGGCCGAGCCGTTGCGGGCCCAGGTCGTGCCCACGCTGCTGGAGCAGGCGCTGGTAAACCTGATCGACAACGCGATCAAGTACAGCCCGGAAGACACCACCGTCGTCATCTCCGCCGAGCGCCGCAACGACGACGCGGTCCTGGCCGTCACCGACGAAGGCCGCGGCATCGAACCCGAGCACCTGCCCCGCGTGTTCGAACGCTTCTACCGCACCGACCGTGCCCGCAGCCGACAACTCGGCGGCACCGGCCTGGGCCTTTCCATCGTCAAGCACATCGCCGAGACCATGGGCGGCAAAGCCAGCGTTCGCAGCCAACTGAGCAAGGGCAGCACATTCACGCTGACCTTCCGCGCCGGCACCCAGAACGCCGCAGCCAAGCCGTCCACGGGTTCGGCCGTCGCCGGCGTTGTCCACCCCGCCGAACCGCCCACCACCGAATCCGCATAA
- the phoU gene encoding phosphate signaling complex protein PhoU — protein MPIFLQRQINTLKKMLLSLGALCEEQVRDSIEAVVTRDVELAQRVVEGDKKIDLLEIEIEEECLHTLALHQPVAFDLRYVVAVLKMNNDLERIGDHAKSIAEQAKYLAEEGQVNEPPFDLNAMGRRVEQMLRHALDAVVNIDVEVAHQVRVLDDEVDIMHASMYGRAIELMRENPHQTEQMVHYISVSRQLERIADHACNIAKDVLYITEGEIPRHGQIRRENAVEAASEGEGENA, from the coding sequence ATGCCTATCTTCCTGCAACGCCAAATCAACACGCTCAAGAAGATGCTGCTGAGTCTCGGCGCGCTCTGCGAAGAGCAAGTGCGCGACTCCATCGAAGCGGTGGTTACCCGTGATGTCGAGCTCGCCCAACGCGTCGTCGAAGGCGACAAGAAGATCGACCTCCTGGAAATCGAGATCGAAGAAGAGTGCCTCCACACCCTGGCGCTCCACCAGCCGGTGGCGTTCGACCTGCGCTACGTCGTGGCGGTGTTGAAGATGAACAACGACCTGGAGCGCATCGGCGACCACGCCAAATCCATCGCCGAGCAGGCCAAGTACCTCGCCGAGGAGGGGCAGGTCAACGAGCCGCCGTTCGATCTCAACGCGATGGGCCGACGGGTCGAGCAGATGCTCCGCCACGCCCTGGACGCGGTGGTGAACATCGACGTCGAGGTGGCCCACCAGGTCCGCGTGCTCGACGACGAAGTCGACATCATGCACGCCTCGATGTACGGCCGGGCCATCGAGCTGATGCGTGAAAACCCACACCAGACCGAGCAGATGGTGCACTACATCAGTGTCAGCCGACAGCTCGAACGCATCGCCGACCACGCCTGCAACATCGCCAAGGATGTGCTCTACATCACCGAAGGCGAGATCCCGCGCCACGGCCAGATCCGCCGGGAAAACGCGGTCGAGGCCGCGTCCGAGGGCGAAGGCGAAAACGCCTGA
- a CDS encoding SMI1/KNR4 family protein, with amino-acid sequence MAKMQPLDVAIESMTFVAQAQGFAEPAPAPTDEDICEAQEVLGVPLPPSYIEFMERAGEVLLPDWDLYWVGGCDLTTRRNLVIANELERDHDSSPLPAFLIAFCDDGNGDQYCFDTRTRTVAGSDQSVELEGEVGIGERADPATDPFNMQALEYPIVLWDRDQGLSQIRDGLYVVATDFIDWLKGQVHEST; translated from the coding sequence ATGGCCAAGATGCAACCCCTCGACGTCGCGATCGAGAGCATGACCTTTGTCGCCCAGGCTCAGGGCTTTGCCGAGCCCGCGCCCGCGCCGACCGACGAGGACATCTGCGAGGCCCAGGAAGTCTTGGGCGTCCCCCTGCCGCCGAGCTACATCGAGTTCATGGAGCGGGCCGGGGAAGTCCTGCTGCCCGACTGGGACCTCTACTGGGTCGGCGGATGCGACCTGACCACCCGCCGCAACCTCGTCATCGCCAACGAACTCGAACGCGACCACGACAGCTCGCCCCTGCCCGCTTTCCTCATCGCCTTCTGCGACGACGGCAACGGCGACCAGTACTGCTTCGACACCCGCACCCGCACCGTCGCCGGCAGCGACCAGAGCGTCGAGCTCGAAGGCGAAGTCGGCATCGGCGAACGTGCCGACCCCGCCACCGACCCCTTCAACATGCAGGCCCTGGAATACCCCATCGTCCTGTGGGACCGCGACCAGGGCCTCAGCCAGATCCGCGACGGCCTCTACGTCGTCGCCACCGACTTCATCGATTGGCTCAAGGGCCAGGTGCATGAGTCGACGTGA
- a CDS encoding methylated-DNA--[protein]-cysteine S-methyltransferase, translating to MSPTAHTTINSPVGPLRLCATDTHLTRIDFVHGRKITPLPDDATAVQHADDHPVFVETARQLAAYFAGESETFDLPLAPQGTEFQLRVWQQLRLIPFGTTISYGQLAQRLGQPNASRAVGLANGNNPLSIVVPCHRVIGADGSLTGFGGGIDTKRQLLELESPSLFALSKTT from the coding sequence ATGTCCCCCACCGCCCACACCACGATCAACTCCCCCGTGGGCCCCCTGCGTCTCTGCGCCACCGACACCCACCTCACCCGCATCGACTTCGTCCACGGCCGAAAGATCACCCCCCTGCCCGACGACGCGACCGCGGTGCAACACGCCGACGACCACCCGGTCTTCGTCGAAACCGCACGCCAACTCGCCGCCTACTTCGCCGGCGAATCCGAAACCTTCGACCTGCCCCTCGCCCCCCAGGGCACCGAGTTCCAGCTCCGCGTCTGGCAACAGCTCCGCCTCATCCCCTTCGGCACCACCATCTCCTACGGCCAACTCGCCCAGCGCCTGGGCCAACCCAACGCCAGCCGCGCCGTCGGCCTGGCCAACGGCAACAACCCGCTGTCCATCGTCGTGCCCTGCCACCGCGTCATCGGTGCCGACGGCTCGCTCACCGGCTTCGGCGGCGGCATCGACACCAAACGCCAACTCCTCGAACTCGAATCGCCCAGCCTGTTTGCGCTATCGAAGACAACCTAA
- a CDS encoding DUF5684 domain-containing protein, with amino-acid sequence MAQVLVNVLAQSNGGDAVAMIIGLLFFLIYLGLIVVVIAGGWQMFVKAGQPGWGVIIPIYNIYLVCKIVGRPGWWTILMFVPLVSVIIGIILAIDLAKSFGRGVGTAIGLILLGFIFIPILGFGSAEYEGPAAAM; translated from the coding sequence ATGGCACAGGTTTTGGTTAACGTTTTGGCACAGTCCAACGGCGGCGATGCCGTTGCGATGATTATCGGTCTGCTGTTCTTTCTTATCTACCTCGGCCTCATCGTCGTGGTCATCGCCGGGGGCTGGCAGATGTTCGTGAAAGCGGGTCAGCCGGGCTGGGGAGTGATCATCCCGATCTACAACATCTACTTGGTCTGCAAGATCGTCGGTCGCCCCGGGTGGTGGACCATCCTGATGTTTGTGCCTCTCGTTAGTGTAATCATCGGCATCATCCTGGCGATCGATCTGGCCAAGTCGTTCGGACGCGGGGTTGGAACCGCGATCGGACTGATCCTCCTCGGCTTCATCTTCATCCCGATCCTGGGTTTCGGCAGCGCCGAATACGAAGGTCCCGCTGCCGCGATGTAA
- a CDS encoding PilZ domain-containing protein translates to MNSSLKLTEKQWGTLISSLEAGKGPTVPATRDRRDLDIKRYPHVTKVALRVIHPGGQKTSHLVRSRNLSSGGMGFLHLSFLYPDTPCHIALQTRHGESVAMSGKVSWCRLVSGKSHEIGFRFDQMIQIDEFIDPEVIKASSAA, encoded by the coding sequence TTGAACAGTTCCCTGAAGCTGACGGAGAAGCAATGGGGCACGCTGATCTCGAGCCTCGAAGCGGGCAAGGGCCCGACGGTCCCCGCGACCCGTGATCGGCGTGACCTGGATATCAAGCGCTACCCCCACGTTACGAAGGTGGCCCTGCGGGTCATCCACCCGGGCGGTCAGAAGACGTCGCACCTCGTGCGGTCGCGCAACCTCTCTTCGGGGGGCATGGGCTTCCTGCACCTGAGCTTCCTGTACCCGGACACGCCCTGCCACATCGCGTTGCAGACCCGCCACGGCGAGAGTGTCGCGATGTCGGGCAAGGTGAGCTGGTGCCGGCTCGTCTCGGGCAAGAGCCATGAGATCGGATTCCGCTTCGATCAGATGATCCAGATCGACGAGTTTATCGATCCGGAAGTGATCAAGGCCTCGAGCGCCGCGTGA
- a CDS encoding NifU N-terminal domain-containing protein, producing the protein MASPSLQIEDTPNPQAMKFIAERPFSPLPIAENAPARMRSYRSAEDAQAAEDALAVAVFAAGPIVSVMVVANFVTVNKKPSGRWSRLQPKVEAALRPFLEG; encoded by the coding sequence ATGGCCAGCCCCTCCCTGCAGATCGAAGACACGCCCAACCCCCAAGCGATGAAATTCATCGCCGAACGTCCGTTTTCCCCTCTCCCGATAGCGGAAAACGCGCCCGCGAGAATGCGTAGTTACCGATCCGCGGAAGACGCCCAGGCCGCCGAAGACGCGTTGGCGGTCGCCGTGTTTGCCGCGGGGCCGATCGTGTCGGTGATGGTCGTGGCGAACTTTGTGACCGTGAACAAAAAACCCTCGGGCCGATGGTCACGGCTGCAGCCAAAAGTCGAAGCCGCGCTTCGGCCTTTTCTCGAGGGATAA
- a CDS encoding GTPase/DUF3482 domain-containing protein yields the protein MSEPRFAVVGHPNKGKSSIVATLAADDAVRVAPEPGTTTRSREFPMSVDGNTLYTLIDTPGFQRARRALDWMTQRQTTADQHGAVVRDFVTEHERSDAYPDEVELLRPLIDDEQPAGILYVVDGSVPYGPEYEAEMEILRWTGRPSLALINPIGEADYIEAWRSALGQYFKIVRVFNAVTAEFDKRLELLRAFGQLKEEWRQPLDTAVQALDADRQRRRHESAQEIATLLADGLTLSVTKKVGPDDDPKKFQPGLLEDFKGKLRRREKRGRERVESIYDHHGLDRREADSGEDVESLVADLFSEDAWLLFGLRRKDLVLAGAGGGAAAGGALDVAAGGSSLFLGAAIGAVVGGTMGYLGAGRLADFKLMNQPLGGKLLRCGPTRNPNFPFVLLGRARYHHALVAGRTHAQRGALEVDQAQAGAMNPLTDEQRTALSKTFKALGKAGQDIEAISAATAELVEIIEPILEP from the coding sequence GTGAGCGAGCCACGATTCGCGGTGGTGGGCCACCCCAACAAAGGCAAGTCGAGCATCGTCGCAACGCTCGCGGCGGACGACGCGGTGCGCGTCGCGCCCGAGCCCGGCACGACGACGCGCTCTCGCGAGTTCCCGATGTCGGTCGACGGCAACACGCTATACACCCTGATCGACACCCCCGGCTTCCAACGCGCTCGGCGGGCACTGGACTGGATGACGCAGCGCCAGACCACGGCCGATCAACACGGCGCGGTCGTGCGCGACTTTGTGACCGAACACGAACGCTCTGATGCCTACCCCGATGAAGTCGAGCTGCTGCGTCCCCTGATCGACGACGAGCAGCCCGCGGGCATCTTATACGTCGTCGACGGCTCGGTGCCCTACGGCCCGGAGTACGAGGCGGAGATGGAGATCCTCCGCTGGACCGGTCGGCCGAGCCTGGCGCTGATCAACCCCATCGGCGAAGCGGACTACATCGAGGCGTGGCGCTCGGCGCTTGGCCAATATTTCAAGATCGTGCGCGTGTTTAACGCCGTGACCGCGGAGTTCGATAAGCGGCTCGAGCTGCTGCGTGCGTTCGGCCAGCTCAAAGAAGAGTGGCGGCAGCCGCTGGACACCGCGGTGCAGGCCCTCGACGCCGACCGTCAGCGGAGGCGTCACGAGTCGGCCCAGGAGATCGCCACGCTGCTGGCCGACGGGCTCACGCTTTCGGTGACCAAGAAGGTCGGCCCCGATGACGACCCCAAGAAGTTCCAGCCCGGCTTGCTGGAAGACTTCAAGGGCAAGCTTCGCCGACGCGAGAAGCGCGGACGCGAGCGGGTCGAGTCGATCTACGACCACCACGGCCTGGACCGGCGCGAGGCGGATTCGGGCGAGGACGTCGAGTCGCTGGTGGCCGACCTGTTTTCGGAAGACGCGTGGCTGTTGTTTGGTCTGCGCCGAAAGGACCTGGTGCTCGCGGGAGCGGGCGGGGGTGCGGCTGCGGGCGGGGCGCTGGACGTGGCGGCGGGCGGATCGAGCCTGTTCCTCGGCGCGGCGATCGGTGCGGTGGTCGGCGGGACGATGGGCTACCTGGGCGCGGGCCGGTTGGCGGATTTCAAGCTGATGAATCAGCCGTTGGGCGGCAAGCTATTGCGGTGCGGCCCGACACGGAACCCGAACTTCCCGTTCGTGTTGCTGGGACGGGCGCGGTACCACCACGCGTTGGTCGCCGGGCGGACCCACGCGCAGCGCGGCGCGCTGGAGGTTGATCAGGCCCAGGCCGGGGCGATGAATCCGCTGACGGACGAACAGCGGACCGCGCTGAGCAAGACGTTCAAGGCGCTGGGCAAGGCGGGGCAAGACATCGAAGCGATCAGCGCCGCCACCGCGGAATTGGTCGAGATCATCGAGCCGATCCTGGAGCCCTGA
- a CDS encoding DUF2868 domain-containing protein, which yields MPRLPKPQPGTLLDLATQLHRDEAEPLERLRTRDRGIGKELGFEASQEPLDTPTRARRLTAWLDAIPDSPHRGGDGLRLVGLIAVGIGLLLGYVAAMGLFYYDGSTPVNVVRIIAVFVVLQAVTLGLFGVAALPGRVPGSAWLRDLSPAKLATLVARWLPGETRDTVQQILGRGQAHQRVYHAVQKWQLLAWSQSMALAFNLAAVCGALQLIVFSDLGFGWSTTLQVDAEQMHGLTSALATPWAMAWQDAVPPLALVEATQTYRAENFELGVAAEESAKWWPFLVMAMLVYGVVPRFVTLVFTQWRLRGAVVKAMVHTPGADRVLGRMTAAVVETRASEHEGAASSSAADSMDATPSSQAGCVIRWAEAAYDGQALDAGGGRSLDEDRQTIEAAAAQAPEHPVLIRVKAWEPPVLEFLDFLGDLRRALGDGRSIEVQPIGQGDHAVWKKKLASVGDPWLRMVMDEAGQAEGGTP from the coding sequence ATGCCCCGGCTTCCCAAACCTCAACCCGGCACGCTCCTGGACCTGGCGACGCAGCTGCATCGCGACGAGGCCGAACCGTTGGAGCGGCTGCGGACCCGTGACCGCGGCATCGGCAAGGAATTGGGATTCGAGGCAAGCCAAGAGCCGCTGGACACGCCCACGCGGGCACGGCGGCTGACCGCCTGGCTGGACGCGATCCCCGACAGCCCCCACCGAGGCGGCGACGGGCTGCGGCTGGTCGGGTTGATCGCGGTGGGGATCGGGTTGCTGCTGGGGTATGTGGCGGCGATGGGCTTGTTCTACTACGACGGCTCGACGCCGGTGAACGTGGTGCGGATCATCGCGGTGTTCGTGGTGCTGCAGGCGGTGACGCTGGGGCTGTTCGGCGTGGCGGCGCTGCCGGGCCGGGTGCCGGGGTCGGCGTGGCTGCGCGACCTGAGCCCGGCGAAGCTCGCGACGCTGGTGGCGCGTTGGCTGCCCGGCGAGACGCGCGACACGGTGCAGCAGATCCTGGGGCGTGGGCAGGCGCATCAACGCGTGTACCACGCGGTGCAGAAGTGGCAGCTCTTGGCGTGGTCGCAGTCGATGGCCTTGGCGTTCAACCTCGCGGCGGTGTGCGGGGCGCTGCAGCTGATCGTGTTCAGCGACCTGGGATTTGGTTGGAGCACGACGCTGCAGGTGGACGCCGAGCAGATGCACGGGCTGACTTCGGCGTTGGCGACGCCTTGGGCGATGGCCTGGCAGGACGCGGTGCCGCCGTTGGCATTGGTGGAAGCGACGCAGACCTACCGCGCGGAGAACTTCGAGTTGGGCGTGGCGGCGGAGGAGTCGGCCAAGTGGTGGCCTTTCCTCGTCATGGCGATGCTGGTCTACGGCGTGGTGCCGCGTTTCGTCACGTTGGTGTTCACGCAATGGCGGCTGCGCGGCGCGGTGGTGAAGGCGATGGTGCACACGCCCGGGGCCGATCGCGTGCTCGGCCGTATGACCGCGGCGGTGGTGGAGACGCGTGCCAGCGAACACGAAGGCGCCGCGTCGAGCAGCGCCGCGGACAGCATGGACGCAACGCCCTCGTCGCAAGCGGGCTGTGTGATCCGCTGGGCGGAGGCGGCGTATGACGGCCAGGCGCTGGACGCGGGTGGCGGGCGATCGCTCGACGAGGATCGGCAGACGATCGAAGCCGCGGCCGCGCAAGCGCCTGAACATCCGGTGCTGATCCGGGTCAAGGCGTGGGAGCCGCCGGTGCTGGAGTTCCTGGATTTTCTGGGTGATCTGCGCCGCGCCCTCGGCGACGGCCGTTCGATCGAGGTGCAGCCCATCGGCCAAGGCGACCACGCGGTGTGGAAGAAGAAACTCGCCAGCGTGGGTGACCCGTGGCTGCGGATGGTGATGGACGAAGCCGGGCAAGCCGAAGGGGGGACGCCGTGA